The following are from one region of the Falco cherrug isolate bFalChe1 chromosome 19, bFalChe1.pri, whole genome shotgun sequence genome:
- the VPS45 gene encoding vacuolar protein sorting-associated protein 45 yields the protein MNAVLAVKQYVSRMIEDSGPGMKVLLMDRETTGVVSMVYTQSEILQKEVYLFERIDSAHREPMKHLKAICFLRPTKENVEFLIQELRRPKYSIYFVYFSNVISKSDVKSLAEADEQEVVAEVQEFYGDYIAVNPHVFSLNLLGCCQGRNWDPAQLSRTTQGLTALLLSLKKCPMIRYQLSSEPAKRLAECVKQVITKEYELFDFRRTEVPPLLLLLDRSDDAITPLLNQWTYQAMVHELLGINNNRIDLSRVPGISKDLREVVLSAENDEFYANNMYLNFAEIGSNIKNLMEDFQKRKPKEQQKLESIADMKAFVENYPQFKKMSGTVSKHVTVVGELSRLVGERNLLEVSEVEQELACQNDHSSALQNVRRLLQNPKVTEFDAARLVMLYALHYERHSSNSLPGLMTDLKNRGVSEKYRKLVSAVVEYGGKRVRGSDLFGPKDAVAITKQFLKGLKGVENVYTQHQPLLQETLDQLIKGKLKDSQYPYLGANTLRDRPQDIVVFIIGGATYEEALTVYNLNRTNPGVRIVLGGTTIHNTKSFLEEVTASGFRGRSTESSQVTPRSSSRW from the exons ATGAACGCCGTGCTGGCCGTCAAGCAGTACGTGTCCAGGATGATCGAGGACAGCGGGCCCGGCATGAAGGTGCTGCTCATGGACCGGGAGACG ACCGGCGTGGTCAGCATGGTGTACACGCAGTCCGAGATCCTGCAGAAGGAGGTGTACCTCTTCGAGCGCATCGACTCCGCGCACCGGGAGCCCATGAAGCACCTCAAGGCCATCTGCTTCCTGCGGCCCACCAAG GAGAACGTGGAGTTCCTCATCCAGGAGCTGCGGAGGCCCAAGTACAGCATCTACTTTGTCT atttcagtAACGTGATCAGTAAGAGTGATGTCAAGTCATTAGCTGAAGCTGATGAACAGGAAGTTGTGGCTGAAGTTCAG GAGTTCTATGGCGATTACATTGCAGTGAACCCGCACGTTTTTTCTCTCAACCTCTTGGGCTGCTGCCAG GGTCGCAACTGGGATCCGGCTCAGCTGTCCAGGACAACTCAAGGGCtgactgctctgcttttgtctCTGAAGAAATGCCCCATGATCCGGTACCAGCTCTCTTCCGAGCCAGCAAAAAGGCTTGCTGAATGCGTGAAG CAAGTGATCACTAAAGAGTACGAGCTGTTTGACTTTCGGCGCACTGAGGTTCCTCCTTTACTTCTCCTTCTGGACCGGTCTGATGACGCCATCACCCCGCTCCTGAACCAG TGGACGTACCAGGCTATGGTTCACGAATTGCTGGGGATTAACAACAACCGCATCGACCTCTCCCGGGTACCGGGGATAAGCAAGGATCTCCGAGAGGTGGTCCTGTCCGCCGAGAACGACGAGTTCTATGCCAAC AACATGTACCTGAACTTTGCAGAGATTGGCAGTAACATCAAGAATCTTATGGAGGATTTCCAGAAGAGGAAACCTAAGGAGCAGCAAAAGCTGGAATCTATAGCGGACATGAAG GCATTTGTGGAGAATTACCCGCAGTTCAAGAAGATGTCGGGCACGGTATCGAAGCATGTGACGGTAGTGGGAGAGCTCTCTCGACTGGTTGGGGAGCGGAACCTGCTGGAGGTGTCTGAGGTGGAGCAGGAACTGGCCTGCCAGAACGACCattccagtgctctgcag AACGTGCGGCGCCTGCTGCAGAACCCCAAGGTGACGGAGTTTGACGCTGCCCGGCTGGTGATGCTTTATGCCCTGCACTACGAGCggcacagcagcaacagcctgCCAGGGCTGATGACCGATCTCAAGAACAGGGGTGTGTCGGAGAAATACCGAAAG CTAGTGTCTGCCGTTGTGGAGTATGGAGGGAAGAGGGTCCGGGGCAGTGACCTGTTCGGTCCCAAGGATGCTGTAGCCATCACCAAACAGTTCCTCAAAGGACTGAAG GGTGTTGAGAACGTGTATACACAACACCAGCCTCTCCTTCAAGAAACACTAGATCAGCTTATCAAGGGAAAACTCAAGGACAGCCAGTACCCCTACCTGGGTGCCAACACTCTCCGTGACAG GCCCCAAGACATTGTCGTGTTCATTATTGGAGGGGCCACCTACGAAGAGGCGCTGACTGTCTATAACCTTAACCGCACCAACCCGGGGGTCCGGATCGTCCTCGGTGGGACCACAATCCACAACACAAAAAG